ACCTCTAAAATAGGCTCTCTATTTCTCTGGGTAGCGGGGGCATATTGTTTCATGGGAGAATGGGGAATGGGGAATGGGCAATAAAATAATTGTCCATTGTCAATTATCAATTGTCAATTTATCCTCATCACTCCACTTTTCCCCGTAAATTTTGACAATAACAGGTTATAATAAGAAGTTGGTTATTTTTACCGTTAAATCTGCTATGCTTCCTATTGTTGCCGTAATCGGGCGCCCCAATGTGGGTAAGTCCGCCCTTGTAAATCGTTTATCAGGGGAACAAGATGCGATCGTCTTTGATGAGCCGGGCATCACCAGAGATCGTACCTATCGCCCTGCATTTTGGCAAGATAGAGAATTTCAGATAGTAGATACGGGGGGTTTAGTATTCGATGATGACACCGAATTTTTGCCCTACATCCGAGAACAAGCCCAAGCCGCTCTGAGCGAGGCGATCGCCGCTATTTTTGTAGTAGATGGTAAATTAGGGTTAACAGCAGGGGATGAAGAAATCGCTTCATGGTTAAGAACCCAAAACGTTCCCACCGTGTTGGTGGTCAATAAATGTGAATCAGAAAATCAAGGACTAGCCCAAGCCGCCGAATTTTGGAATTTAGGATTAGGAGAACCTTTCCCCATTTCTGCCATCCATGGTAATGGTACTGGGGAGATGTTGGAAGAATTGATCAAGCATATCCCCCCTGTGGATGAAATTGAACAGGAAGAAGAGATTAGGGTGGCGATAATTGGTCGTCCTAATGTGGGTAAATCCAGCCTTCTAAATGCCCTCACGGGAGAAAGTAGAGCCATTGTCAGTCCTGTGTCTGGTACTACTCGGGATGCCATCGATATGGTGGTACGCCGAGGGGAAACAACCTACCGCCTCATCGACACAGCAGGGGTTAGGCGTAAGAAAAACGTTGATTATGGAGCAGAATTTTTCGGCATCAACCGAGCTTTTAAAGCCATCAAAAGGGCGGATGTGGTGCTTTTTGTCATTGACATATTAGACGGTGTCACCGAACAGGATTTAAAACTAGCAGGAAGAATTATTGAAGAAGGAAGGGCAGCGGTAATCGTTGCCAATAAATGGGATGCGGTGGAAAAAGATTCCCATACTATTTATGAATATCAAAAAATGCTAGATGACCGCCTTTTCTTCATGGACTGGGCAGAAAGAATTTTTGTGTCCGCCATGACAGGCAAAAGGGTTGATAATATCCTCGATTTAGTGGATAGGGCAGCGGAAGGACACCGTAAACGAGTTAGTACCTCCGTTATTAATGAAGTCATCGAGGAAGCAGTAAAATGGCATTCTCCCCCCACCAGCCGACAAGGGAAACAGGGCAGAATCTATTATGGTACTCAGGTAACAGTCAAACCCCCTAGTATCGCCCTATTTGTTAATGACCCTAAACGGTTGGATGACGGGTATCGTCGTTATATGGAAAAACAATTCCGTCAACAACTAGGTTTTAAAGGAACTCCCCTCAGACTGTTTTGGCGTGGTAAACGTTTACGGGAAGGGGAAAATATGGGCGTAAACAGAGCCACAAAAGTTTAATCAACCTTAGTTTGGGATAATGATTTTAAGTGAAGTCCCCCAGAATTAGGGGATTTAGGGGGCGAAAACAACAATCAGCCAAATTGTTCAGAAATTTCGAGGTTAAAGAGGGTTTGTAAAGTATGTAAAGCCTTGCGTCGGGCTTCTATATCCTGTTGCGCCCTCAATTGAACCATAGGATCATGGAGAATTTTATTAACAATACCTCTGGTGAGTGCCTCAATGACCTCTTGATGTTTTTCTCCAAACTCACTACCCAATCGAGAAAGGGCTTTTTCTAATTCCTGCTCTCTGATACCTTCAATTTTGGTACGTAAACAACTGATGGTAGGTACTGTTTCTAAAGACTGCCACCATAGTTCAAAAGATTCGATTTCCTCCTCCAACAATGCCTCTGCTTCCCTTGCCATTTCTCGGCGAGAGGCATGATTTTGGGCTACCACCGCTTTTAAATCATCTACATTATAGGATTTGATAAAATCTAGCTCAGTAACATCACTAGAGACATTTCTAGGTACAGAAATATCTACCAACATTAAAGAATCATCGACATTGAGGGGAGATAAATTATCTTTAGTTAAGATAGGTTCGGTGGCTCCTGTGCTGGTAAAGACGAGATCAGAAGCCTCTACCACCGCCATCATTTCATCCAAGCCATGAATAGCTAACTCCACTTGGGGAAATTTTTGAGCTAATTCTTTGGCACGACTAGCGGAGCGATTCACCACACTAATGGCAGTTACACCTTTGGAGGCGAGATGTTGCACCAAAAGGCGAGACATTTTTCCTGCACCAATGATGGTAATTTTTAACTGGGATACATCTTCAACCTTGGTATCTACTAATTCAACCGCTGCTGAACTAATGGACACCGCCCCCGTACCGATGTTGGTTTCTGTGCGTACTCTTTTTCCTGCACTGATGGCCTGTTTAAATAATCTATCTAGTAGTCTGCCCATGCCTTTGTATTTATTGGCTAATTTATGGGTAGTTTTGACTTGGGCGAGAATTTGTCCTTCTCCTAGGACAAGGCTTTCTAACCCTGCTGATACGCGCATGAGGTGACGGATAGCATCTTGATGTAACAAGATAAATAGGTGGCGGCGTAACTTGGGTAAAGCAATATGTCCGATTTCGGCGAGGAATTGAGTGATTTCTTTTACTCCCTGCTCTGTTTCTAATACCGTTGCATAAATTTCGAGACGGTTGCAGGTGCTGATTATGGCTACTTCCTCGATGTGAGGGTAGGTAAGCAAATGTTGTATGGACTCCTCAATTTTTGCTTCTGGAATACTCAGTTTTTCTCTTACCTCTACGGCGGCTGTCTTGTGGGAAAGACCAACTACTACAATATTCATCTTTTGTTTATTAAAATTTGAGAACGGATTAGTATATAAATGCTTTTAAACACTATTGATCATTACTGAAGTTGCCGATTTTGGCAATTTATTCTTTACCTTTTGCAATAAAACTTTATTTTTTTGAGCAATTCTTGCAAAAAGTTTACCAACATCAAAACGGCTCGGTGTTGGTGAAGTTATTAGAAATACTGCTGATAGGCTAAAAGCATTAATTTTACTAGGGATACGCCTAATAATGCTAGACCGCTGAGGGTGCTAATGGCAAATCCAGGGGCTCTTTTTTTGGCTTCTTTGGCATAACCCCAAGCATAAATTATTCTACCGACTACCCAGGTTCCGCCCAAAATCATTCCCCACATTTCGCTGACAAAGTAGGAAAAAATCCAGAGTAGGGGTAGGAAGAAAATTAGTTGTTCGAGGGTGTTTTCTTGTACTCTGAGGACTCTTTCAAAGTTTTCGTCTCCGCTGGTGGCAGGGGGGAAGATGTTATATTTAAATCTGGCTTTACCTACGTTGATGATGGTGACGAAATAGACTAAAAGAGCAAATACGGTGATAATACTAGGTCCTAGTAACATGATTTTTGAATATAATTATACTGTTTAAATTATACAATATTTTTTGTTTTTAGTGTTGTATTTTATCTATTTTACAAGTATTTATTTTTGATTTTTATTACTTTTTATTTCCAGTTATTTTCAGCTTTATTTAAGACATATTTAGCTAGATCATTTATTTGTTGGGACGAGAGGCGATCGCCATAGGCCGACATATTATTCTTACCGTGTGTGATAATATTGCTGATGGATTCTACGGTATCATAACCATTTCTTTGTAAGGTTTTTAATTTGAGGTTTTTTGAGCGACGAATTATATTGCCTCCATTGACATGACAACCAGCACAATTAAGCTCAAAAAGTTTACTGGGGTCTGTGATATTACGATTAATTTCTGTTAAGTTGATCTGGGCGATCGCCCTTGGACTATAAACAAAATTTAAACAAAAAAAGGTAATAAAAGTAATAGAAAATAGAATTATTTTTTTCATTTTATATCAAGTTAAAATGTTTATATTATAAATTTATATTAAGTTCGGATAAATCATTACAACGGAAAGTCCCCCTCTCCCCTTTCAAGGGGAGATGCCGAAGGCAGAGGGGTGGGGATTTAGGGGGCGAAAAAGCGATCTTTTTTACAACTGATTACTCGAACTTGATATTACAATCATAAATCATCAAAAACTGTTCCCTATTCCCAGTTCCCTGCCTTAAGTAGAAAATTTTAAGATAAAAACTAACTTTGAGATAACCGCTTAACCTCTTGCCCACCCAACAAAGACTCCGCCTCGGCTAAAATGGCGGGAATTTGCTCACCATGGGGACTTTTACATAAACAAGCACTAAAATCTAATCCCTGCAACTTATCAGCTTTCTGCCCTGGAAACCAATGCCCCCCATTACCCAAAAGGTTATAACGCATTTTGCCATACTCCACCATATCATAGGCAAGGGCAAGATTACGTAACCATAAAATAGTGGGAATATTAACATTCCCCGGAGTATCCTGATAACTAGGCAATCCTCGGCGCCATGTCTTGAGCCACTTTTCCCCTAAAACCTTTTTCGCCTCATATTCCAGTCTCTCAATAATCGGCGGTAACAACTCCGATGCTTTTTCCAACAATGGTAAAGTCTTGAGATGTTCATCAAAATCCTCTGGTTTTGCCGCCCCCAAACTGAGGGTATGCACTTGGGCATGGGAAAGACAAAATAGATTATTAAATACCATGGGGCTAAGGGGTTGACATAATTTAACCAACTTTGGTGAAGGTTGATACAACAAACCCCCTTTATTGGATGGACTAATAATAAATACCCCCATATCAAGTTTATTCGCCTCCACAATGGCCGACCAATTTTCTTGATTAATCCAATACCAATGTAAATTGACATAATCAAATTCATTGGTTTTAATGGCATCGATAATTAAATGGGTATCTCCATGGGTAGAAAATCCTACATATTTTACTTTTCCCTCTGCTTGTAACTTGCGCACCTCATCAAGACAACCGCCTTTTTTTATAGACATCTCCAATAATTCAGGGGTATTGATACCATGAATCCCCAATAAATCCACATAATCGAGTTGCAAGTATGCCAAAGATTTATCAAAATTTTCCCTAAATTTACGACTATCTTGGTGGGGAGACACCTTAGTTTGAACAATTAATTTTTCACGGGGAAATCGGGGTAAGATTTGCCCTAACTGCATTTCTGATGAACCATAGCCCCTTGCCGTTTCGATATGATTTATACCTAAGTCAAGACTACGTTTAATAACAGCTTCTAGGTTATCTTGATTGTTTTGGGGTATGTCTTTCTGGGGTACATCTTGCCATTTGTATTGGTAGCGCATTCCACCACAGGAAAACACGGGGATTTGTAGTTCTGTTCTACCAAATCGACGATACAGCATAGGGAAAAGCTCAGTTAATGTATGGTTTTCTTAACATAACTTTACCATATTTCCCCAAACCGTTGAAGTTTAACCGAACTCTTGTTCGATGATACGCCAGTTAGCGGCAATTACGTTAGGTTCAAGGCTCAGACGGCTAACAATGCTTTCTAATAAATCATCATCACGGGTTTGAGTGACCATTTCTGCTTCTACTTCCACTCTATCCATTGTATCTTCTATGTCTTCACTGCACAAAGAGCGCAGTTTTAGATGACTGTTACTAACCCCTTGTAATAATAAGGCTCTGACTTTGGCTTCATGTTTGCTACGGCACATTAGCGAACAGACGTAACACAATTCTAGCTCGGTATTTTCTAGGGGTTGTTGATTGATACGATAACCAAGGGGACGTAGTACGGTATTGGAGATGAGAACGGCGATCGCACCCATAAAAGCCTCAGACATAAATCCAGCCCCCGCCAAAGCACCAATGGCAGCAGCGCACCAGATGGTAGCGGCGGTGTTTAACCCCCTCACGCTCAAACCTTCTTTAAGGATTACCCCCCCTGCCAGAAAGCCGATACCTGATACCACTTGAGCAGATATACGAGTAGGACTAGCATCATCAGGGGTTAAAACCGATAGCATCACAAATAATGCTGAACCCGTAGCAACGAGGGTATTTGTTCTTAACCCTGCCATTCTCTGGCGCCATTGCCTTTCAAAACCGAGAGCTGAACCTAATAAGAAGGCAACGGCAAGACGCAGGGCGAATTCTAAGTTTTCCACACTTTTCTCCTATACTATTGCGGTTAATTTAGCCATGATTTTATCATTCTGGTTGAAATGGGAAGGTTAAGGGAAGGATAACAATTAATGGTTAGGGTTTATTTTGCGACCGTCATTTTTTCTTTATTTTTATTTGATGGACGCTTAGAAATCAAATTAGTAAGTAATCCCATCCCCAAAAACCCTAGGGGTAGAATTGTGGTTGGTTCTGGGGTGCTGACAGTTTGTAAGGCTTTATCTGCTATAAATCTATGCGCTTTGGTATTGGGATGTTGATTATCAACAAATAAAAATTGATCTTGTAAATCTTCACTACAAAAGTCTTGGGATATAGAATTTGGTGGAGTTAAGTTAAGATCGATACAACTATCAGTAACATTAATAAACCCAAATTTATTGGGATTGTCAAGAATATCATTAAATAAACTATAAAAGTCAAAGAGAATTAAGTTTGTCTCTGGATTTGCTTGATTTAATTTTTTAAGTTCCTTTTTCAAAAGATCATTATGGAGTCTAATCGAATTGGTTAAACCAGCAGAAACAGGTTCACCAAAACTCAAGGCCAAAGGGGTTTTGCCCAAATCAGGTAAATTACTAACCAAAATATTTGTTAATCCAGCACCTGATAATCTGTCAATTTCCTTAACTAAATTTTCCACAGGGGTTTGGGGATTCAACAATGGATCGCCAAAATAATCATTTGCTCCTGCCATTAGAACTCCGAGAGCTTGAGGATTATTTAATGTATTTCCTCCTAATAAACCAATAAAAGAATTTACTTGTTGGTGCAATCCGAATAGTTGATCATTGTTGGTGATATGGGTATCGTCTGTTTTTGCTCCAGCGAATGCGAAATTTATTCCATTACGGGGAATAGATGTAATTAATTCACCTGAATCTTGAATCCATAACTCAGGTGCTAATCCTAAATCTTCGGCAAAATATTCTGACCATACACTGCCATTGGAAAACCTCCCATCAAAAAATACAGGAGGCGGATTTGTTCCGCCAGTTAAATTAAATAAATTTCCTGCATCCGACAGACTATCACCAAAAATAAAAATTTGGTTGTATAAAGTTGCTCCCATTACTGGTTGAACTGAGAAGGTACTAAGTGCGATCGCACTTCCGACAAACAATGGAGATACTTGTTTGATTAAATTATTCATAGCTCTAAAACGGAATAAATTAATTGGGTTAAACACCTAAGCACAATGTACTTAGTGGAATATACTTAAGTATATATTAATTTTATAATACTCTAAGGTTTTTAATTCAAGAAAATTAAACTAATTCAAGTAATTTCATAATGACAATCTCACCTTAGTCTGTCTCAGAGCTTTTTATTTATCTTGTTTACTCCTTTTCTTATTTACACCACTCCTATCTATTGTTTTTCTACCAAATTGTTAAAGGATAAAAATCGTTAATAACATTATCCTTCGTAAATAGATAACTCCACCAAATTAAAGCACAAGTATCTAAAACGATTTCCATAACTCATTGCTCCATTCTCCAGTGGTTGGAGAGGTTAAGTCTTCGTAGTATTTCACTTTTCCTCTGAGGGAAGAGAATAATTCTTCGGTGGTAGGAGATGTTTGATATTTGCAAATCTTTATGATGGGTTTGCCACCATCAAGAATGATAATGTCTTCATTTTCCCTTTGTAATTTATGGCATTATTTGATTTTTCATAACTTCATTTTATCCGAACCTAATCTATTGATGGTGGGCGTTGTATATATCGCCCCTCCAATATTTACACCACTCCCACAAGCCAGACAACAAGGGAGAAATAAATCCAGAGTCCCACAAAGTCTTTGATAGTAGTAACAAAAGGATCAGCCCCTGGCCCATGATCAAAGCCCAGTTTGAGCATTACCCATGGTAATAGTGAGCCGAGGATAGCCCCGAGGGTGACTACGGAGAGAAGGGAAATGGCTACGACAATCCCCATTTGGGGAACGTCATTAGGCACACCTTGCCAGAAATATCCCACCACTCCAGCAATCAAACCAAGAATAGCCCCCATCATCAAACCGATACGGGTTTCACGGAAGAAATAAGGAAAGAAGTTACGAACATTGATCTGATCCCATGCCAAACCACGGGCGAAAATGGTGGTGGATTGAGTGCCAACGTTACCTCCCATATCCATGACGAGGGGAATAAACACCGCCGCAAAGGGTAATACTTCCAAGGTTTCCTCAAAGTTTTCAATGACACCCCCCACCACAAAACCACCAATGAGAGTGACGATTAAAAAGGTAATTCTTAACCTGACCGCATAGGTAATTGATCCCCGAACTAACCTATCACTCCACACCTTATCCCGACTGAGTAAGTTACCAATCCCCGCTTGGGCGAGGGCGGTATCGGTGGCATCTTCTTCTACTAAATCAATGATGTCGTCAAAGGATATATTACCGATTAATCTGCCTTGATCATCTACCACTGGTAACGCTGGAAGGTCGTTATTTCTAAGGATTTTAATGGCTCTCTCATCGGGATCTTTGGTTGCCATGGCGATGTTTTGCCCTTCCATGATATTTTCTAGGGTTTGATTGGGATCACATCGTAGGAGGCGAACGGTACGCACAAAACCCCTATAGTATTTTTGTTCGTCAATGATATAGATAAGGGCTAATTGGTTGGCGGTGAGGCTAGAGTGTTGGATGGCGGTTAAAACGTTTTCTACGGTGGTGGAGGGCAACACAGCCATCTGCCGTAAGTTCATAATGCGCCCTACGGTACCCTCGGGGTGTTTGAGGAGGATGTCAACGGAAATGCGATTTTGAGGGGCTAATTGTTCGATTAATTCCTCGGCTAATTGGTTGGGTAACTCGTCAAAAAGTCTGACTAAATTATCGGCTTCTAGGTTAGGAATTAGCTCCATGACTTGCTCTTTTTCCATGGATTGAATTAATCCTGCTTGATCTTCGGATCTTAAGCATTTGAAAACTGCGATCGCCTTTTGTTCTACCAAAGAATTAAAAGCAAAAAGTCTTTTTTCGGGTTCAATTTGCATCAACAGTTCTGCTAATTCCACCGCTGGTAAATCTAACCCTGCATTTTGTTGATAGTCTTTGATATGTTCCCAAATATGGTTAATCCGTGCGATCGCCTCTGTGGGCGTAATTTTCCCCCCTGTTTGTAACGAAGAAATAAGATCAACTCGGTGGGAAAAGTCCTGTAAATTGACATTAAAAAATAAATCTTCGGGATTTAATTGTCCATAATAACGGGAGATTCTGCTTCTTTGTTCGTTCATTTTATTTACCTATTTTTTCTCGTTAATATTTTTTGAAATTATTTTTTCACATCTCCTAAACCACCCCGATTAACCAAGTGGCTAAAGAAAAATAAATCCAAAGTCCCACAAAATCTTTAATGGTCGTAATTAGAGGATCTGCCCCTGGTCCATGATCAAAACCTAATTTCAACATTGCCCAAGGTAAAATCGACCCTAACATCGCTCCCAAAGTAACTACCAAGGCGAGGGAAATTCCTACCACAATTCCCAATTGAGGGATTTCGTTGGGAATACCCTGCCACACATAGGCGACAATGCCCGATACACCCCCAAGGATTAATCCCATCAAGATACCGATACGGGCTTCTCGAAAAATATAGAGAAAGTAACGATTGAGGTTGATTTGTTCCCATGCCACCCCCCTAGCAAAGGCTGTGGTGGACTGGGTGCCAACGTTACCGCCCATATCCATAACGAGGGGAATAAATACCGCCGCCGCGGGGATTTCTTCCAATACTTCCTCAAAAGTTTCGATCACACCCCCTACTAAAAAGCCCCCTGCAAGGGTAATTAATAGAAAGGCGATGCGGATGCGTACGGCGGAAAAAGCCGAGCCTTTTACTAATACATCACTCCATGCTTC
The sequence above is a segment of the Cyanobacterium stanieri PCC 7202 genome. Coding sequences within it:
- a CDS encoding ribosome-associated GTPase EngA (PFAM: GTPase of unknown function~TIGRFAM: ribosome-associated GTPase EngA; small GTP-binding protein domain~COGs: COG1160 GTPase~InterPro IPR005225:IPR016484:IPR006073:IPR002917~KEGG: cyc:PCC7424_0885 GTP-binding protein EngA~PFAM: GTP-binding protein HSR1-related~SPTR: GTP-binding protein engA;~TIGRFAM: ribosome-associated GTPase EngA; small GTP-binding protein) encodes the protein MLPIVAVIGRPNVGKSALVNRLSGEQDAIVFDEPGITRDRTYRPAFWQDREFQIVDTGGLVFDDDTEFLPYIREQAQAALSEAIAAIFVVDGKLGLTAGDEEIASWLRTQNVPTVLVVNKCESENQGLAQAAEFWNLGLGEPFPISAIHGNGTGEMLEELIKHIPPVDEIEQEEEIRVAIIGRPNVGKSSLLNALTGESRAIVSPVSGTTRDAIDMVVRRGETTYRLIDTAGVRRKKNVDYGAEFFGINRAFKAIKRADVVLFVIDILDGVTEQDLKLAGRIIEEGRAAVIVANKWDAVEKDSHTIYEYQKMLDDRLFFMDWAERIFVSAMTGKRVDNILDLVDRAAEGHRKRVSTSVINEVIEEAVKWHSPPTSRQGKQGRIYYGTQVTVKPPSIALFVNDPKRLDDGYRRYMEKQFRQQLGFKGTPLRLFWRGKRLREGENMGVNRATKV
- a CDS encoding glutamyl-tRNA reductase (PFAM: Shikimate / quinate 5-dehydrogenase; Glutamyl-tRNAGlu reductase, N-terminal domain; Glutamyl-tRNAGlu reductase, dimerisation domain~TIGRFAM: glutamyl-tRNA reductase~COGs: COG0373 Glutamyl-tRNA reductase~InterProIPR000343:IPR018214:IPR015895:IPR006151:IPR 015896~KEGG: cyt:cce_3976 glutamyl-tRNA reductase~PFAM: Tetrapyrrole biosynthesis, glutamyl-tRNA reductase-like; Shikimate/quinate 5-dehydrogenase~SPTR: Glutamyl-tRNA reductase;~TIGRFAM: glutamyl-tRNA reductase); translation: MNIVVVGLSHKTAAVEVREKLSIPEAKIEESIQHLLTYPHIEEVAIISTCNRLEIYATVLETEQGVKEITQFLAEIGHIALPKLRRHLFILLHQDAIRHLMRVSAGLESLVLGEGQILAQVKTTHKLANKYKGMGRLLDRLFKQAISAGKRVRTETNIGTGAVSISSAAVELVDTKVEDVSQLKITIIGAGKMSRLLVQHLASKGVTAISVVNRSASRAKELAQKFPQVELAIHGLDEMMAVVEASDLVFTSTGATEPILTKDNLSPLNVDDSLMLVDISVPRNVSSDVTELDFIKSYNVDDLKAVVAQNHASRREMAREAEALLEEEIESFELWWQSLETVPTISCLRTKIEGIREQELEKALSRLGSEFGEKHQEVIEALTRGIVNKILHDPMVQLRAQQDIEARRKALHTLQTLFNLEISEQFG
- a CDS encoding membrane-associated protein in eicosanoid and glutathione metabolism (MAPEG) (PFAM: MAPEG family~InterPro IPR001129~KEGG: cyc:PCC7424_0880 membrane-associated protein in eicosanoid and glutathione metabolism (MAPEG)~PFAM: membrane-associated protein in eicosanoid and glutathione metabolism (MAPEG)~SPTR: Membrane-associated protein in eicosanoid and glutathione metabolism (MAPEG)); the encoded protein is MLLGPSIITVFALLVYFVTIINVGKARFKYNIFPPATSGDENFERVLRVQENTLEQLIFFLPLLWIFSYFVSEMWGMILGGTWVVGRIIYAWGYAKEAKKRAPGFAISTLSGLALLGVSLVKLMLLAYQQYF
- a CDS encoding cytochrome c class I (PFAM: Cytochrome c~InterPro IPR009056:IPR008168:IPR003088~KEGG: npu:Npun_F1886 cytochrome c6~PFAM: cytochrome c class I~SPTR: Cytochrome c class I), encoding MKKIILFSITFITFFCLNFVYSPRAIAQINLTEINRNITDPSKLFELNCAGCHVNGGNIIRRSKNLKLKTLQRNGYDTVESISNIITHGKNNMSAYGDRLSSQQINDLAKYVLNKAENNWK
- a CDS encoding aldo/keto reductase (PFAM: Aldo/keto reductase family~COGs: COG1453 oxidoreductase of the aldo/keto reductase family~InterPro IPR020471:IPR001395~KEGG: cyt:cce_3696 hypothetical protein~PFAM: aldo/keto reductase~SPTR: Aldo/keto reductase) — protein: MLYRRFGRTELQIPVFSCGGMRYQYKWQDVPQKDIPQNNQDNLEAVIKRSLDLGINHIETARGYGSSEMQLGQILPRFPREKLIVQTKVSPHQDSRKFRENFDKSLAYLQLDYVDLLGIHGINTPELLEMSIKKGGCLDEVRKLQAEGKVKYVGFSTHGDTHLIIDAIKTNEFDYVNLHWYWINQENWSAIVEANKLDMGVFIISPSNKGGLLYQPSPKLVKLCQPLSPMVFNNLFCLSHAQVHTLSLGAAKPEDFDEHLKTLPLLEKASELLPPIIERLEYEAKKVLGEKWLKTWRRGLPSYQDTPGNVNIPTILWLRNLALAYDMVEYGKMRYNLLGNGGHWFPGQKADKLQGLDFSACLCKSPHGEQIPAILAEAESLLGGQEVKRLSQS
- a CDS encoding MgtC/SapB transporter (PFAM: MgtC family~COGs: COG1285 membrane protein~InterPro IPR003416~KEGG: cyb:CYB_2116 MgtC family protein~PFAM: MgtC/SapB transporter~SPTR: MgtC family protein) produces the protein MENLEFALRLAVAFLLGSALGFERQWRQRMAGLRTNTLVATGSALFVMLSVLTPDDASPTRISAQVVSGIGFLAGGVILKEGLSVRGLNTAATIWCAAAIGALAGAGFMSEAFMGAIAVLISNTVLRPLGYRINQQPLENTELELCYVCSLMCRSKHEAKVRALLLQGVSNSHLKLRSLCSEDIEDTMDRVEVEAEMVTQTRDDDLLESIVSRLSLEPNVIAANWRIIEQEFG
- a CDS encoding lipolytic protein G-D-S-L family (PFAM: GDSL-like Lipase/Acylhydrolase~TIGRFAM: PEP-CTERM protein sorting domain~COGs: COG3240 Phospholipase/lecithinase/hemolysin~InterPro IPR008265:IPR001087~KEGG: npu:Npun_F2096 GDSL family lipase~PFAM: lipolytic protein G-D-S-L family~SPTR: Lipolytic enzyme, G-D-S-L family), coding for MNNLIKQVSPLFVGSAIALSTFSVQPVMGATLYNQIFIFGDSLSDAGNLFNLTGGTNPPPVFFDGRFSNGSVWSEYFAEDLGLAPELWIQDSGELITSIPRNGINFAFAGAKTDDTHITNNDQLFGLHQQVNSFIGLLGGNTLNNPQALGVLMAGANDYFGDPLLNPQTPVENLVKEIDRLSGAGLTNILVSNLPDLGKTPLALSFGEPVSAGLTNSIRLHNDLLKKELKKLNQANPETNLILFDFYSLFNDILDNPNKFGFINVTDSCIDLNLTPPNSISQDFCSEDLQDQFLFVDNQHPNTKAHRFIADKALQTVSTPEPTTILPLGFLGMGLLTNLISKRPSNKNKEKMTVAK
- a CDS encoding magnesium transporter (PFAM: MgtE intracellular N domain; Divalent cation transporter; CBS domain~TIGRFAM: Mg2+ transporter (mgtE)~COGs: COG2239 Mg/Co/Ni transporter MgtE (contains CBS domain)~InterPro IPR006669:IPR000644:IPR006668:IPR006667~KEGG: cyb:CYB_2114 magnesium transporter~PFAM: MgtE integral membrane region; MgtE intracellular region; CBS domain containing protein~SPTR: Magnesium transporter;~TIGRFAM: magnesium transporter); the encoded protein is MNEQRSRISRYYGQLNPEDLFFNVNLQDFSHRVDLISSLQTGGKITPTEAIARINHIWEHIKDYQQNAGLDLPAVELAELLMQIEPEKRLFAFNSLVEQKAIAVFKCLRSEDQAGLIQSMEKEQVMELIPNLEADNLVRLFDELPNQLAEELIEQLAPQNRISVDILLKHPEGTVGRIMNLRQMAVLPSTTVENVLTAIQHSSLTANQLALIYIIDEQKYYRGFVRTVRLLRCDPNQTLENIMEGQNIAMATKDPDERAIKILRNNDLPALPVVDDQGRLIGNISFDDIIDLVEEDATDTALAQAGIGNLLSRDKVWSDRLVRGSITYAVRLRITFLIVTLIGGFVVGGVIENFEETLEVLPFAAVFIPLVMDMGGNVGTQSTTIFARGLAWDQINVRNFFPYFFRETRIGLMMGAILGLIAGVVGYFWQGVPNDVPQMGIVVAISLLSVVTLGAILGSLLPWVMLKLGFDHGPGADPFVTTIKDFVGLWIYFSLVVWLVGVV